A part of Kitasatospora acidiphila genomic DNA contains:
- a CDS encoding acyl-CoA carboxylase subunit beta, which yields MPVVQESTAGEPADARGRVAELLEVRDRVQRGPSDKATEAQHAKGKLTARERIELLLDEGSFHEVEPLRRHRAQGFGLEAKKPYTDGVITGWGTVHGRTVFVYAHDFRIFGGALGEAHAQKIHKIMDKAIAAGAPLVSLNDGAGARIQEGVTALAGYGGIFQRNTKASGVIPQISVMLGPCAGGAAYSPALTDFVFMVRETSQMFITGPDVVQAVTGEKISQNGLGGADVHSAVSGVAHFAYDDEQSCIEEVRYLLAMLPQNNREMPPATPAEDPVTRRCEALLDLVPADGNRPYDMHKVIEEIVDHGEYLEIHERWATNVIVALARIDGHVVGLIANQPQSLAGVLDINASEKAARFVQMCDAFNIPLLTLLDVPGFLPGVDQEHGGIIRHGAKLLYAYCNATVPRISLILRKAYGGAYIVMDSQSIGADLTYAWPTNEIAVMGAEGAANVIFRRDINGAEDPDAMRAQKIKEYKTELMHPYYAAERGLVDDVIDPAETREVLAAALAMLRTKHADLPSRKHGNPPM from the coding sequence ATGCCGGTGGTGCAGGAGAGCACGGCGGGGGAGCCGGCCGACGCCCGCGGCCGGGTGGCGGAGCTCCTGGAGGTGCGCGACCGGGTGCAGCGCGGCCCGAGCGACAAGGCGACCGAGGCACAGCACGCCAAGGGCAAGCTGACCGCCCGCGAGCGGATCGAGCTGCTGCTGGACGAGGGCTCCTTCCACGAGGTGGAGCCGCTGCGCCGGCACCGCGCCCAGGGCTTCGGCCTGGAGGCCAAGAAGCCCTACACCGACGGTGTGATCACCGGTTGGGGCACCGTGCACGGCCGCACGGTCTTCGTCTACGCGCATGACTTCCGGATCTTCGGCGGCGCGCTGGGCGAGGCCCATGCCCAGAAGATCCACAAGATCATGGACAAGGCGATCGCCGCCGGCGCCCCGCTGGTCTCGCTGAACGACGGCGCCGGCGCCCGCATCCAGGAGGGTGTCACCGCGCTGGCCGGCTACGGCGGCATCTTCCAGCGCAACACCAAGGCCTCGGGCGTGATCCCGCAGATCTCGGTGATGCTCGGCCCGTGCGCCGGTGGCGCCGCCTACAGCCCCGCGCTGACCGACTTCGTCTTCATGGTCCGCGAGACCAGCCAGATGTTCATCACCGGCCCCGACGTGGTGCAGGCGGTGACCGGCGAGAAGATCTCGCAGAACGGCCTGGGCGGCGCCGATGTGCACTCCGCCGTCTCCGGTGTGGCGCACTTCGCCTACGACGACGAGCAGTCCTGCATCGAAGAGGTGCGCTACCTGCTGGCGATGCTGCCGCAGAACAACCGCGAGATGCCGCCCGCCACCCCGGCCGAGGACCCGGTCACCCGCCGCTGCGAGGCGCTGCTCGACCTGGTGCCGGCGGACGGCAACCGCCCGTACGACATGCACAAGGTGATCGAGGAGATCGTCGACCACGGCGAGTACCTGGAGATCCACGAGCGCTGGGCGACCAATGTGATCGTGGCGCTGGCCCGGATCGACGGCCATGTGGTCGGCCTGATCGCCAACCAGCCGCAGTCGCTGGCCGGCGTGCTGGACATCAACGCCTCGGAGAAGGCCGCCCGCTTCGTCCAGATGTGCGACGCCTTCAACATCCCGCTGCTCACCCTGCTCGACGTCCCCGGCTTCCTGCCCGGCGTCGACCAGGAGCACGGTGGCATCATCCGGCACGGCGCCAAGCTGCTCTACGCCTACTGCAACGCCACCGTGCCGCGGATCTCGCTGATCCTGCGCAAGGCCTACGGCGGCGCCTACATCGTGATGGACTCCCAGTCCATCGGCGCCGACCTGACCTACGCCTGGCCGACCAACGAGATCGCGGTGATGGGTGCCGAGGGCGCCGCCAACGTGATCTTCCGCCGCGACATCAACGGCGCCGAGGACCCGGACGCGATGCGGGCCCAGAAGATCAAGGAGTACAAGACCGAGTTGATGCACCCCTACTACGCCGCCGAACGCGGCCTGGTGGACGACGTCATCGACCCGGCCGAGACCCGCGAGGTGCTCGCCGCCGCGCTCGCCATGCTCCGTACCAAGCACGCCGACCTGCCCAGCCGCAAGCACGGCAACCCCCCGATGTGA
- a CDS encoding menaquinone biosynthesis decarboxylase: protein MAYDDLRSFLRALEREGDLKRIKAEVDPHLEIGEIVDRVQKAKGPALLFENVKGASMPLAMNIFGTERRLAKALGLKSPDDIADKIAGLLKPELPHGFTGVRDAFGKLASMTHVPPRKVKPGEAPVQEVVLTGEDVDLDQLPALFTWPKDGGSFFNLGLTHTKDPDTGVRNLGLYRLQRHDKRTIGMHWQIHKDSRNHAAVAAKRGEKLPVAIAFGCPPVVTYAATAPLPGDIDEYLFAGFVAGERVRMVDCKTVPLQVPADAEVVLEGWLEPDQLLPEGPFGDHTGFYTPQELFPALTIDCVTMRRRPLLQSIVVGRPPTEDGPLGKFTERFFLPLLKVIVPDIVDYDLPEAGGFHNCVIVSIDKKYPKHAQKVMHAIWGAHMMSLTKLIIVVDADCDVHDYQEVAWRALGNVDYSRDLSVVEGPVDHLDHASYQKFWGGKAGIDATRKLPEEGYTRDGGWPEMITSDPATAALVTKRWKEYGL, encoded by the coding sequence ATGGCATACGACGATCTCCGCTCCTTCCTGCGGGCCCTGGAACGCGAAGGCGACCTCAAGCGCATCAAGGCCGAGGTCGACCCCCATCTGGAAATCGGGGAGATCGTCGACCGGGTGCAGAAGGCCAAGGGCCCGGCGCTGCTCTTCGAGAACGTCAAGGGCGCCTCGATGCCGCTGGCGATGAACATCTTCGGCACCGAGCGCCGACTGGCCAAGGCGCTCGGCCTGAAGTCCCCCGACGACATCGCCGACAAGATCGCCGGGCTGCTCAAGCCGGAGCTCCCGCACGGCTTCACCGGCGTCCGGGACGCCTTCGGCAAGCTCGCCTCGATGACCCACGTGCCCCCGCGCAAGGTCAAGCCGGGCGAGGCGCCGGTGCAGGAGGTGGTGCTCACCGGCGAGGACGTCGACCTCGACCAGCTGCCCGCGCTGTTCACCTGGCCCAAGGACGGCGGCTCGTTCTTCAACCTGGGCCTGACCCACACCAAGGACCCCGACACCGGGGTGCGCAACCTCGGCCTCTACCGGCTGCAGCGGCATGACAAGCGCACCATCGGCATGCACTGGCAGATCCACAAGGACAGCCGCAACCACGCCGCCGTGGCGGCCAAGCGCGGCGAGAAGCTGCCGGTGGCGATCGCCTTCGGCTGCCCGCCGGTGGTGACCTACGCGGCCACCGCGCCGCTGCCCGGCGACATCGACGAGTACCTGTTCGCGGGCTTCGTGGCCGGCGAGCGGGTCCGGATGGTCGACTGCAAGACGGTACCGCTGCAGGTGCCGGCCGACGCCGAGGTGGTCCTCGAAGGCTGGCTGGAGCCCGACCAGCTGCTGCCGGAGGGTCCGTTCGGCGACCACACCGGCTTCTACACCCCGCAGGAGCTCTTCCCCGCGCTCACCATCGACTGCGTCACCATGCGCCGCCGCCCGCTGCTGCAGTCCATCGTGGTCGGCCGGCCGCCGACCGAGGACGGGCCGCTGGGCAAGTTCACCGAGCGGTTCTTCCTGCCGCTGCTCAAGGTGATCGTGCCGGACATCGTCGACTACGACCTGCCGGAGGCCGGCGGCTTCCACAACTGCGTGATCGTCTCGATCGACAAGAAGTACCCCAAGCACGCCCAGAAGGTGATGCACGCGATCTGGGGCGCCCACATGATGTCGCTGACCAAGCTGATCATCGTGGTGGACGCCGACTGCGATGTGCACGACTACCAGGAGGTCGCCTGGCGGGCTCTGGGCAACGTGGACTACAGCCGCGACCTGAGCGTGGTCGAGGGCCCGGTGGACCACCTGGACCACGCCTCCTACCAGAAGTTCTGGGGCGGCAAGGCGGGCATCGACGCGACCCGTAAGCTCCCCGAGGAGGGCTACACCCGCGACGGCGGCTGGCCCGAGATGATCACCTCGGACCCCGCCACGGCGGCCCTGGTGACCAAGCGCTGGAAGGAATACGGGCTGTGA
- the mqnP gene encoding menaquinone biosynthesis prenyltransferase MqnP: MTTAELFEAPPPGKIKSFLRLVMIEHSIFALPFAYIASFTAMFLANKRIHWSELLIVTIAMVSLRTFAMAANRIIDRELDARNPRTAGRELVTGAVSLRTAYTGSAFALLVFLGAAALLNPLCLALAPVAVVPMVVYPYGKRFTDFPQAILGLAQAMGPVGAWLAVTGSWSWEAVVLGLAVGVWIGGFDLIYACQDVDADRAEGVRSVPARFGIAGALHGARACHAITTALLLWYAVLTHAGPAFYVGLVVVAVAFVYEHSIVRPHDISRLNRAFFSINGFVGISLFVFALLDLILRGLRFS, encoded by the coding sequence GTGACCACTGCCGAGCTCTTCGAGGCGCCGCCCCCAGGCAAGATCAAGTCCTTCCTGCGCCTGGTGATGATCGAGCACTCGATCTTCGCCCTCCCGTTCGCCTACATCGCCTCCTTCACCGCGATGTTCCTGGCGAACAAGCGGATCCACTGGAGCGAGCTGCTGATCGTCACCATCGCCATGGTGAGCCTGCGCACCTTCGCGATGGCCGCGAACCGGATCATCGACCGCGAGCTGGACGCCCGCAACCCGCGCACTGCGGGGCGCGAGCTGGTCACCGGCGCGGTCTCGCTGCGCACCGCCTACACCGGTTCGGCGTTCGCGCTGCTGGTGTTCCTGGGTGCGGCGGCGCTGCTCAACCCGCTCTGCCTGGCGCTGGCGCCGGTCGCGGTGGTGCCGATGGTGGTCTATCCGTACGGCAAGCGGTTCACCGACTTCCCGCAGGCGATCCTCGGCCTGGCGCAGGCGATGGGCCCGGTCGGCGCCTGGCTGGCGGTCACCGGCAGCTGGTCCTGGGAGGCCGTGGTGCTGGGGCTGGCGGTCGGCGTCTGGATCGGCGGCTTCGACCTGATCTACGCCTGCCAGGACGTGGACGCGGACCGTGCCGAGGGGGTGCGCTCGGTGCCGGCCAGGTTCGGCATCGCGGGCGCCCTGCACGGGGCCCGGGCCTGCCACGCGATCACCACCGCGCTGCTGCTCTGGTACGCGGTGCTGACCCACGCAGGTCCGGCTTTCTACGTCGGCCTGGTCGTGGTGGCGGTGGCCTTCGTCTACGAGCACTCGATCGTGCGGCCGCACGACATCTCGCGGCTGAACCGGGCGTTCTTCAGCATCAACGGCTTCGTCGGCATCTCGCTGTTCGTCTTCGCCCTGCTGGACCTGATCCTGCGCGGCTTGCGGTTCAGCTGA
- a CDS encoding VOC family protein, whose protein sequence is MLGTLECVVLDCHYPPALARFYATLLGGEVDRPDPRWSLDEDWSTLHTPSGLVLCFQRVADYHPPQWPDPAHPQQVHLDVKVPDLAVAEREVTAHGAAFLQRQGGWVIYADPAGHPFCLLPARGGSVQP, encoded by the coding sequence ATGCTCGGCACGCTGGAGTGCGTGGTCCTGGACTGCCACTACCCGCCGGCGCTGGCCCGGTTCTACGCGACCCTGCTCGGCGGGGAGGTGGACCGCCCGGACCCGCGCTGGTCGCTGGACGAGGACTGGTCGACCCTGCACACCCCGTCGGGCCTGGTGCTGTGCTTCCAGCGGGTGGCGGACTACCACCCGCCGCAGTGGCCGGACCCGGCCCACCCGCAGCAGGTGCACCTGGACGTGAAGGTGCCCGACCTGGCCGTCGCGGAGCGCGAGGTGACCGCCCACGGCGCGGCCTTCCTGCAGCGCCAGGGCGGCTGGGTGATCTACGCGGACCCGGCGGGGCACCCGTTCTGCCTGCTGCCCGCGCGGGGCGGTTCAGTGCAGCCGTAG
- a CDS encoding cyclase family protein: MTAPVLHDLTHQVTTGMPVYPGDPVVALRPALTTDAAGVNVLSVHLGSQSGTHVDAPYHVDVTWPTLDGLPLERFTGPAVLADLRALPARTAVTAEQLAPALERWTPGAILLLATGWPRFWGTERYLAHPYLTPEAAQAIVDAGVRTVGVDALSIDPTPDPGPGDPAVAALLADLTDDHDPGAGESAQPPALAAHRILLGAEGGGVIAENLTDLTALLEAQARDKPIRLSLFPLRLAAADGAPIRAVAEVG, from the coding sequence GTGACTGCTCCGGTTCTGCACGACCTCACCCATCAGGTCACCACCGGCATGCCCGTCTACCCGGGAGATCCCGTGGTGGCCCTGCGCCCGGCGCTGACCACCGACGCCGCCGGCGTCAACGTGCTCTCGGTCCACCTCGGCTCGCAGTCGGGCACCCATGTGGACGCGCCGTACCACGTGGACGTCACCTGGCCGACCCTGGACGGGCTGCCGCTGGAGCGCTTCACCGGGCCCGCCGTCCTCGCCGACCTGCGGGCGCTGCCGGCCCGCACCGCGGTGACGGCCGAGCAGCTGGCGCCCGCGCTGGAGCGCTGGACCCCGGGGGCGATCCTGCTGCTGGCCACCGGCTGGCCCCGGTTCTGGGGCACCGAACGCTACCTGGCGCACCCGTATCTGACGCCCGAGGCGGCACAGGCGATCGTCGACGCCGGGGTGCGCACCGTCGGCGTGGACGCGTTGAGCATCGACCCCACCCCCGACCCGGGCCCCGGCGACCCCGCGGTGGCCGCGCTGCTGGCCGACCTGACGGACGATCACGACCCCGGCGCCGGAGAGTCGGCCCAGCCGCCCGCGCTGGCCGCCCACCGGATCCTGCTCGGCGCCGAGGGCGGTGGGGTGATCGCCGAGAACCTCACCGACCTGACCGCCCTGCTGGAGGCCCAGGCCCGGGACAAGCCGATCCGGCTCAGTCTCTTCCCGCTGCGGCTGGCGGCCGCCGACGGCGCCCCGATCCGGGCGGTGGCCGAGGTCGGCTGA
- a CDS encoding UbiX family flavin prenyltransferase, which produces MDEKHGVRRPWVVAVSGASGTPYAASVIRALLAAGEAVDLVVSRAARLTILDETGISFRDAHWQTDLAAWIGAEVDLGNVRYWAAGDFAAGPSSGSYPAKGMLVVPATTGAVAGIALGLSKDLLQRAAAVTLKERRPLVVCVRETPLDSVTLRHLVELDAAGAVVLPASPGFYAGGSTAQELVDFVAGRVLDAVGVPHRLYRRWAGELGAARGA; this is translated from the coding sequence ATGGACGAGAAGCACGGTGTCCGGCGGCCCTGGGTGGTCGCGGTCTCCGGGGCCTCCGGCACGCCGTACGCGGCATCGGTGATCCGGGCGCTGCTGGCGGCCGGCGAGGCGGTGGACCTGGTGGTCAGCCGGGCGGCCCGGCTGACCATCCTGGACGAGACCGGGATCTCGTTCCGGGACGCGCACTGGCAGACCGACCTGGCGGCCTGGATCGGCGCCGAAGTGGACCTGGGCAACGTCCGCTACTGGGCGGCCGGCGACTTCGCGGCGGGCCCGTCCAGCGGCTCCTATCCGGCGAAGGGGATGCTGGTGGTGCCGGCCACCACCGGGGCGGTGGCGGGGATCGCGCTGGGGCTGAGCAAGGACCTGCTGCAGCGGGCGGCGGCGGTGACGCTCAAGGAGCGGCGGCCGCTGGTGGTCTGCGTCCGGGAGACCCCGCTGGACTCGGTGACGCTGCGTCATCTGGTGGAACTGGACGCGGCCGGCGCGGTGGTCCTGCCGGCCTCACCCGGCTTCTACGCGGGCGGCTCGACCGCCCAGGAGCTGGTGGACTTCGTGGCGGGGCGGGTGCTGGACGCGGTCGGCGTGCCGCATCGGCTGTACCGGCGGTGGGCGGGCGAGCTGGGTGCGGCGCGGGGGGCGTAA
- a CDS encoding Lrp/AsnC family transcriptional regulator, translating to MDTVDRQLIQALRENGRASYAELGRLVGLSGPSVTDRINRLEQAGVITGYRATVNPASLGFGVTALIGLQLTDAADHEDVAHRLKDLGEVEDCWFIAGDDSYMLKVRVSDVEGLESVVKRLSGTKGVARTRTTVVLSTKWESRVSDLPLAGD from the coding sequence ATGGACACGGTGGACAGACAGCTCATCCAGGCGCTCCGCGAGAACGGGCGGGCCTCCTACGCGGAACTGGGCCGTCTGGTGGGCCTGTCCGGGCCGAGCGTCACGGACCGGATCAACCGGCTGGAGCAGGCCGGTGTGATCACCGGCTACCGGGCGACGGTCAATCCGGCCTCGCTCGGCTTCGGCGTGACGGCGCTGATCGGTCTTCAGCTGACCGACGCGGCCGACCACGAGGACGTGGCGCACCGGTTGAAGGACCTCGGCGAGGTGGAGGACTGCTGGTTCATCGCCGGTGACGACTCGTACATGCTCAAGGTGCGGGTGTCCGACGTGGAGGGCCTGGAGTCGGTGGTGAAGCGGCTCTCCGGCACCAAGGGCGTGGCCCGCACCAGGACCACGGTGGTGCTCTCGACCAAGTGGGAGAGCCGGGTCAGCGACCTGCCGCTGGCCGGCGACTGA
- a CDS encoding threonine ammonia-lyase, translating into MALVSLEELRAAQRRIAGVAVRTPLMPCPWAAAGTRRLWLKPENLQPTGAFKIRGAYNRLAALTERERARGVVAQSSGNHAQAVAYAAELLGIKAVIVMPEGSPAVKVESTRSFGAEVVMVSPEERESVPAELSERHGYVWVPPFDDAYIIAGQGTVGLEIGEDAPTSWTPCWCRSPAAG; encoded by the coding sequence ATGGCGCTGGTGAGTCTGGAGGAGCTGCGGGCGGCCCAGCGGCGGATCGCCGGGGTGGCGGTCCGCACCCCGCTGATGCCCTGCCCGTGGGCAGCGGCGGGCACCCGCCGGCTCTGGCTGAAGCCGGAGAACCTCCAGCCCACGGGCGCCTTCAAGATCCGCGGTGCCTACAACCGGCTGGCCGCGCTGACCGAGCGGGAGCGGGCCCGCGGGGTGGTCGCCCAGTCCAGCGGCAACCACGCCCAGGCGGTCGCCTACGCGGCCGAACTGCTCGGGATCAAGGCCGTGATCGTGATGCCGGAGGGCTCCCCGGCGGTCAAGGTCGAGAGCACCCGCTCGTTCGGCGCCGAGGTGGTCATGGTGTCGCCCGAGGAGCGGGAGAGCGTGCCGGCCGAGCTGAGCGAGCGCCACGGCTACGTCTGGGTGCCGCCGTTCGACGACGCGTACATCATCGCCGGGCAGGGCACGGTCGGCCTGGAGATCGGCGAGGACGCCCCGACGAGCTGGACACCGTGCTGGTGCCGGTCTCCGGCGGCGGGCTGA
- a CDS encoding pyridoxal-phosphate dependent enzyme — protein MPVSGGGLISGVAAAIKLTTPGVRVIGVEPELAADAQASLRAGTRTPWPVADTYRTIADGLRNVCVGVLPFEHLQAYVDDIVTVSEQEIRDTVAVLARRGRLVAEPSGAVATAAYLHRADELGGRVFAAVVSGGNVEPTLLSELLAA, from the coding sequence GTGCCGGTCTCCGGCGGCGGGCTGATCAGCGGTGTCGCGGCGGCGATCAAGCTGACCACCCCCGGGGTGCGGGTGATCGGGGTGGAGCCGGAGCTGGCCGCCGACGCCCAGGCCAGCCTGCGGGCCGGCACCCGGACGCCCTGGCCGGTCGCCGACACCTACCGGACGATCGCCGACGGGCTGCGCAACGTCTGCGTCGGGGTGCTGCCGTTCGAGCACCTGCAGGCCTATGTGGACGACATCGTGACGGTGAGCGAGCAGGAGATCCGGGACACCGTGGCGGTGCTGGCCCGGCGCGGCCGGCTGGTCGCCGAGCCGTCCGGCGCGGTGGCGACGGCCGCCTACCTGCACCGCGCGGACGAGCTGGGCGGCCGGGTGTTCGCGGCCGTGGTCAGCGGCGGCAACGTCGAACCGACGCTGCTGTCCGAGCTGCTGGCGGCATAG
- the mqnE gene encoding aminofutalosine synthase MqnE — translation MDAGLKRELEAKVYAGERLTREDGIALYESDDLAWLGGLAHHVRTRKNGDVVHFNVNRHLNMTNVCAASCAYCSFQRKPGEKDAYTMRIEEAVRLAKAMESESLTELHIVNGLHPTLPWRYYPRSLRELKAALPNVSLKAFTATEIHWFEKISGLSASEILDELIDAGLESLTGGGAEIFDWEVRQHIVDHDTHWEDWSRIHRLAHSKGLKTPCTMLYGHIEEPRHRVDHVLRLRELQDETGGFQVFIPLRYQHDFHDSKDGVVRNRLMARTEMATGAEALKTFAVSRLLFDNVPHVKVFWVMHGVTTAQLALSHGADDMDGSVVEYKITHDADNFGTPNKLGRDDLLDLIRDAGFRPVERNTRYEVIREYDGPDLGRRDVPQAMRL, via the coding sequence ATGGACGCAGGGCTGAAGCGCGAGCTGGAGGCGAAGGTCTACGCGGGCGAGCGCCTGACCCGCGAGGACGGCATCGCGCTCTACGAGAGCGACGATCTGGCCTGGCTGGGCGGCCTTGCCCACCACGTGCGGACGCGGAAGAACGGCGACGTCGTCCACTTCAACGTCAACCGCCACCTGAACATGACCAATGTCTGCGCCGCTTCCTGCGCGTACTGCTCGTTCCAGCGCAAGCCGGGCGAGAAGGACGCCTACACGATGCGGATCGAGGAGGCGGTGCGGCTCGCCAAGGCGATGGAGAGCGAGTCGCTGACCGAGCTGCACATCGTCAACGGCCTGCACCCCACGCTGCCCTGGCGCTACTACCCGCGCAGCCTGCGGGAGCTGAAGGCGGCGCTGCCGAACGTCTCGCTGAAGGCGTTCACCGCCACCGAGATCCACTGGTTCGAGAAGATCAGCGGGCTGAGTGCCAGTGAGATCCTGGACGAGCTGATCGACGCCGGCCTGGAGTCGCTCACCGGCGGTGGCGCGGAGATCTTCGACTGGGAGGTCCGCCAGCACATCGTCGACCACGACACCCACTGGGAGGACTGGTCGCGGATCCACCGGCTGGCGCACAGCAAGGGCCTGAAGACCCCCTGCACCATGCTCTACGGGCACATCGAGGAGCCCCGGCACCGGGTGGACCACGTGCTGCGGCTGCGTGAGCTGCAGGACGAGACCGGCGGTTTCCAGGTCTTCATCCCGCTGCGCTACCAGCACGACTTCCACGACTCCAAGGACGGCGTGGTCCGCAACCGGCTGATGGCGCGCACCGAGATGGCCACCGGCGCCGAGGCGCTGAAGACCTTCGCGGTCTCCCGGCTGCTCTTCGACAACGTGCCGCACGTCAAGGTGTTCTGGGTGATGCACGGCGTCACCACCGCGCAGCTGGCGCTCAGCCACGGTGCGGACGACATGGACGGCTCGGTGGTCGAGTACAAGATCACGCACGACGCGGACAACTTCGGCACCCCCAACAAGCTGGGCCGTGACGACCTGCTCGACCTGATCCGGGACGCCGGCTTCCGACCGGTCGAGCGCAACACCCGCTACGAGGTCATCCGGGAGTACGACGGCCCGGATCTCGGCCGCCGTGATGTTCCGCAGGCGATGCGTCTCTGA
- a CDS encoding beta-ketoacyl-ACP synthase III, translating into MTGSRIVALGHYQPPKVVTNDDLAAVLDTNDEWIRSRVGIRQRHIAQDETLVDLATEAAQKALAASGLTPAEIDLVVVATCTAFERSPNTACAVAARLGISTPAAYDINTVCSGFSYALATADHAIRAGAATRALVIGAEKMSDTIDWTDRSTAVIFADGAGAAVVEAQPEGAEPGIGPVLWGSEPEKSDAVTITGWQPVIAQQGQAVFRWATTKIAPLARQACERAGIEPSELKGFVAHQANLRIIDAIANKLGVTGAVIARDVVDSGNTSAASIPLAFSKLVERGELTTGDPVLLFGFGGGLAYAGQVVRCP; encoded by the coding sequence ATGACCGGTTCCCGCATCGTCGCGCTTGGCCACTACCAGCCTCCCAAGGTCGTCACCAACGACGACCTGGCCGCGGTGCTGGACACCAACGACGAGTGGATCCGCAGCCGGGTCGGGATCCGGCAGCGGCACATCGCCCAGGACGAGACCCTGGTCGACCTGGCCACCGAGGCCGCGCAGAAGGCGCTGGCCGCCAGCGGGCTGACGCCCGCCGAGATCGACCTGGTGGTGGTCGCCACCTGCACCGCCTTCGAGCGCAGCCCCAACACCGCCTGCGCGGTCGCGGCCCGGCTGGGCATCAGCACGCCGGCCGCCTACGACATCAACACGGTCTGCTCCGGCTTCTCCTACGCGCTGGCCACCGCCGACCACGCGATCCGGGCCGGCGCGGCCACGCGGGCGCTGGTGATCGGCGCCGAGAAGATGAGCGACACCATCGACTGGACCGACCGCTCCACCGCGGTGATCTTCGCCGACGGCGCGGGCGCGGCGGTGGTCGAGGCCCAGCCGGAGGGGGCGGAGCCGGGCATCGGCCCGGTGCTGTGGGGCTCGGAGCCGGAGAAGAGCGACGCGGTGACCATCACCGGCTGGCAGCCGGTGATCGCCCAGCAGGGGCAGGCGGTGTTCCGGTGGGCCACCACGAAGATCGCGCCACTGGCCCGGCAGGCCTGCGAGCGGGCCGGGATCGAGCCGAGCGAACTCAAGGGCTTCGTGGCCCACCAGGCCAATCTGCGGATCATCGACGCGATCGCCAACAAGCTGGGGGTCACCGGTGCGGTGATCGCCCGCGACGTGGTCGACTCCGGCAACACCTCGGCGGCCTCGATCCCGCTGGCGTTCAGCAAGCTGGTGGAGCGCGGCGAGCTGACCACCGGCGACCCGGTGCTGCTCTTCGGCTTCGGCGGCGGCCTCGCCTACGCCGGCCAGGTGGTGCGCTGCCCCTGA
- a CDS encoding TetR family transcriptional regulator — MTGQVRTVDGRVAGRRGQETRQKLLDCLREMLSTSPYRDVKVIDVARMAGTSPATFYQYFPDVEGAVLEIAEEMAKDSVELKELIDGKSWAGKSGATTSEELVDGFLAFWRKNDAILRVVTLGAAEGDKRFFKIRMTVLNSVAKPLADAIKELQAKGQADKAQDAAAVAGSLISLLASAAEHQKAFTSWGVKVKDLKPTLAPLVYLGITGKKAPR, encoded by the coding sequence ATGACAGGACAAGTTCGCACCGTCGACGGTCGCGTCGCCGGGCGACGCGGACAGGAGACGCGGCAGAAGCTGCTCGACTGCCTCCGCGAGATGCTCAGCACGTCGCCGTACCGGGACGTCAAGGTCATCGACGTCGCCCGTATGGCGGGTACCTCCCCCGCGACCTTCTACCAGTACTTCCCGGATGTCGAGGGCGCCGTCCTCGAGATCGCCGAGGAAATGGCCAAGGACAGCGTCGAGCTCAAAGAGCTCATCGACGGAAAGTCCTGGGCAGGAAAGTCCGGCGCCACCACCTCCGAAGAACTGGTGGACGGATTCCTCGCCTTCTGGCGCAAGAACGATGCCATTCTGCGAGTGGTCACGCTCGGTGCCGCCGAAGGGGACAAGCGGTTCTTCAAGATCCGCATGACCGTCCTCAACTCGGTCGCCAAGCCGCTCGCGGATGCCATCAAGGAACTCCAGGCCAAGGGCCAGGCCGACAAGGCGCAGGACGCCGCGGCCGTGGCCGGGTCCCTGATCTCGCTGCTCGCTTCGGCGGCCGAGCACCAGAAGGCCTTCACCTCCTGGGGCGTCAAGGTCAAGGACCTCAAGCCAACCCTCGCCCCGCTGGTCTACCTGGGCATCACCGGCAAGAAGGCGCCCCGGTAG